A single genomic interval of Pseudochaenichthys georgianus chromosome 3, fPseGeo1.2, whole genome shotgun sequence harbors:
- the LOC139433381 gene encoding uncharacterized protein, with product MGSKLDARVKVRMARLQCEREEREREFQLRRELEIRKLEADTAVRMRKLELQAAVVGDSAVTPSGSAAAFDVGSNIQLVPVFLESEVEMFFGAFERIAAALRWPEDVWAILVQCKLVGKAQEACSSLSVEDSLEYDKVKGAILRAYELVPEAYRQRFRGMKKASGQTYVDFAREKKVLFDRWCRACTADDIASVCELMLLEEFKNCVPERTVVYLNEQRVTTLQQAATLADESALIHRSVLFQQDPPQRDPPQRDTYQRAPDNDVPCASVPLLGPRIDRACYFCLDPGHMIADCAAWKRKQATTMADEEGLELSHSGVLAQSDSPHRVGFRKTRNRRATHAHSVSLPGPKKKRVFLLS from the coding sequence atggggtctaaattagatgccagggtaaaagtgcgtatggctcgtctccagtgtgagagggaggagcgtgagcgagagtttcagctcaggagggagctggagatcaggaagttggaggcagacactgctgtccggatgcgtaagctagagctccaagcagctgtggtgggtgattctgccgttacaccttcaggttctgctgctgcttttgatgTCGGTAGCAACATTCAGCTGGTCCCTGTCTTTCTTGAGTCGGAAGTGGAGATGTTCTTTGGTGCATTTGAGCGCATTGCTGCTGCCCTGCGCTGGCCAGAAGACGTGTGGGCCATACTTGTACAGTGCAAGCTAGTCGGCAAGGCTCAGGAggcttgctcttctctttctgttgAGGATAGTTTGGAGTATGACAAGGTGAAAGGTGCTATTCTCAGGGCATATGAGCTTGTGCCTGAGGCCTACAGGCAGCGTTTCCGCGGCATGAAGAAAGCTTCTGGCCAAACATACGTGGACTTCGCGAGGGAGAAGAAAGTCCTCTTTGACAGGTGGTGTAGAGCATGTACAGCGGATGACATAGCTTCAGTATGTGAGCTGATGCTGTTGGAGGAGTTCAAAAACTGTGTACCGGAGCGTACGGTAGTCTACCTGAATGAGCAGAGAGTGACTACCCTTCAGCAGGCTGCCACTCTGGCAGATGAGAGTGCGCTGATACACAGGAGCGTTTTGTTTCAGCAGGACCCTCCTCAGCGGGACCCTCCTCAGCGGGACACTTATCAGAGAGCTCCTGATAATGATGTTCCCTGTGCCAGTGTTCCATTGTTAGGTCCCAGGATAGACAGAGCGTGTTATTTTTGTCTTGACCCAGGTCACATGATAGCAGACTGTGCAGCTTGGAAGCGAAAGCAGGCCACCACTATGGCGGATGAGGAAGGGCTTGAGCTATCACACAGTGGTGTTTTGGCTCAGAGCGATTCTCCTCATCGTGTTGGTTTCCGGAAAACTCGTAACAGGCGTGCCACACATGctcattctgtctctcttcCAGGACCCAAGAAAAAGAGAGTGTTTCTTTTGTCTTGA